A genome region from Hevea brasiliensis isolate MT/VB/25A 57/8 chromosome 9, ASM3005281v1, whole genome shotgun sequence includes the following:
- the LOC110651549 gene encoding LEAF RUST 10 DISEASE-RESISTANCE LOCUS RECEPTOR-LIKE PROTEIN KINASE-like 1.2 isoform X2, translating to MGAPALLLPHVHSIIILFFLLVFVPISHCEDDEYYKQCFTPFQCGSLSNLSYPFLSDERPEFCGFQGFRLRCLEGPIPIITIKNQEFYVNFVNQSERVMTIARKDLSENVCPPDVAEIPNTTLKETLFSYVPELENVNLFYNCSNEVKMIPTPYKISCAVNDEQRDAFYATDELLRKWNQDPSDCNIRVEVPVPKVAVEQLSGGMEALRKVLREGFNVKYMFDTITVCHGCENSGGICGSNSSTSGFTCLCTDQSNSYTCPKAVGAAFVGGAIMCAIFYIYQRRHKRKTYAPSSFVSQSTTSYFSSNSDTEKGGLYFGVFLFTYAELEEATNNFDSAKELGDRRFGTVYYGKLRDGRAVAVKRLYENNYKRVDQFMNEVKILTRLRHQHLASLYGCTSRHSGELLLVSEYIPNGTVADHLHGQRAKPGALPWQTRMKISVETASALAYLHASDIIHCDVQTNNILLDNKFCVKVTNFGLSRLFPVDVTHASTAPLGTPGYVDPEYHECYQLTDKSDVYSFGVVLIELISSMPAVDFTRHPREINLSNMAINKIQSRALHELVDHNLGFELDYAIRRMVTAVAELAFQCLQAEKETRPSMENVLEALKEIQSKG from the exons atGGGTGCCCCTGCCTTACTACTGCCCCATGTACACTCCATCATCATCCTCTTCTTTCTCTTAGTATTTGTTCCAATATCTCATTGTGAAGATGATGAGTATTATAAACAGTGCTTCACACCATTCCAGTGTGGTTCCCTGTCAAATCTTTCTTATCCTTTCTTGAGCGATGAGCGACCTGAATTCTGCGGCTTTCAAGGATTCAGGCTTCGGTGCTTAGAAGGTCCGATCCCTATTATAACTATAAAAAATCAAGAATTTTATGTGAATTTCGTGAATCAATCCGAAAGAGTGATGACCATTGCTCGAAAGGATTTATCGGAAAATGTTTGTCCTCCTGATGTTGCTGAGATTCCTAATACAACTCTGAAAGAGACTCTGTTCAGTTATGTGCCTGAGCTTGAAAACGTAAATCTATTCTACAATTGCTCAAACGAGGTCAAGATGATACCGACTCCATACAAGATTTCGTGTGCTGTAAATGACGAACAACGGGATGCATTTTATGCAACTGATGAGCTTTTGAGGAAGTGGAACCAGGACCCCTCAGATTGTAACATTCGGGTAGAAGTTCCAGTTCCAAAGGTGGCTGTTGAACAACTTAGCGGTGGAATGGAAGCTTTAAGGAAGGTTTTGAGAGAAGGTTTTAATGTAAAGTACATGTTTGATACAATTACAGTGTGCCATGGATGTGAGAATTCGGGTGGGATATGCGGCAGCAACTCTTCCACGTCCGGCTTCACTTGCCTTTGCACTGACCAATCCAATTCTTATACTTGTCCAAAAG CTGTTGGGGCAGCTTTTGTAGGTGGAGCCATTATGTGTGCAATTTTCTACATCTATCAACGGCGCCACAAGAGAAAAACATATGCTCCATCTTCCTTTGTCTCTCAAAGCACCACATCATACTTCTCTTCAAATTCAGATACTGAGAAAGGAGGACTCTACTTTGGGGTCTTTCTTTTCACTTATGCGGAACTTGAAGAGGCTACTAACAATTTTGATTCTGCGAAGGAACTTGGAGATAGGCGTTTTGGCACAGTATACTACG GAAAACTACGAGATGGGCGTGCTGTTGCAGTCAAACGCTTATATGAGAACAATTACAAGAGAGTTGATCAGTTCATGAATGAAGTTAAAATCCTAACTCGCTTGCGCCATCAACATCTTGCATCACTATATGGGTGCACCTCTCGCCACAGCGGTGAGCTCCTTCTGGTATCCGAGTACATTCCCAATGGCACAGTTGCTGATCATCTTCATGGACAAAGGGCTAAGCCTGGTGCACTCCCATGGCAAACTCGAATGAAAATTTCTGTGGAGACTGCTAGTGCATTGGCATATCTCCATGCTTCAGATATTATCCACTGTGATGTGCAAACGAACAACATTCTTCTAGACAACAAGTTTTGCGTTAAAGTTACAAATTTTGGATTGTCTCGTCTCTTTCCAGTTGATGTGACCCATGCTTCAACTGCTCCACTAGGAACTCCAGGTTATGTTGATCCAGAGTATCACGAATGCTATCAGCTGACAGATAAGAGTGATGTCTATAGTTTTGGGGTGGTCTTGATTGAGCTTATATCATCAATGCCTGCTGTTGATTTCACTAGGCATCCTCGTGAGATTAATTTGTCTAACATGGCAATCAATAAGATCCAAAGCCGCGCATTGCATGAACTTGTAGATCATAATCTTGGGTTTGAATTAGATTATGCGATAAGGAGAATGGTAACTGCAGTGGCAGAGTTGGCATTTCAATGTCTGCAAGCTGAAAAGGAGACGAGACCATCTATGGAAAATGTGTTAGAAGCTCTAAAGGAGATACAAAGTAAGGGCTAA
- the LOC110651549 gene encoding LEAF RUST 10 DISEASE-RESISTANCE LOCUS RECEPTOR-LIKE PROTEIN KINASE-like 1.2 isoform X1, which yields MGAPALLLPHVHSIIILFFLLVFVPISHCEDDEYYKQCFTPFQCGSLSNLSYPFLSDERPEFCGFQGFRLRCLEGPIPIITIKNQEFYVNFVNQSERVMTIARKDLSENVCPPDVAEIPNTTLKETLFSYVPELENVNLFYNCSNEVKMIPTPYKISCAVNDEQRDAFYATDELLRKWNQDPSDCNIRVEVPVPKVAVEQLSGGMEALRKVLREGFNVKYMFDTITVCHGCENSGGICGSNSSTSGFTCLCTDQSNSYTCPKGNDKNVGLNVGIAVGAAFVGGAIMCAIFYIYQRRHKRKTYAPSSFVSQSTTSYFSSNSDTEKGGLYFGVFLFTYAELEEATNNFDSAKELGDRRFGTVYYGKLRDGRAVAVKRLYENNYKRVDQFMNEVKILTRLRHQHLASLYGCTSRHSGELLLVSEYIPNGTVADHLHGQRAKPGALPWQTRMKISVETASALAYLHASDIIHCDVQTNNILLDNKFCVKVTNFGLSRLFPVDVTHASTAPLGTPGYVDPEYHECYQLTDKSDVYSFGVVLIELISSMPAVDFTRHPREINLSNMAINKIQSRALHELVDHNLGFELDYAIRRMVTAVAELAFQCLQAEKETRPSMENVLEALKEIQSKG from the exons atGGGTGCCCCTGCCTTACTACTGCCCCATGTACACTCCATCATCATCCTCTTCTTTCTCTTAGTATTTGTTCCAATATCTCATTGTGAAGATGATGAGTATTATAAACAGTGCTTCACACCATTCCAGTGTGGTTCCCTGTCAAATCTTTCTTATCCTTTCTTGAGCGATGAGCGACCTGAATTCTGCGGCTTTCAAGGATTCAGGCTTCGGTGCTTAGAAGGTCCGATCCCTATTATAACTATAAAAAATCAAGAATTTTATGTGAATTTCGTGAATCAATCCGAAAGAGTGATGACCATTGCTCGAAAGGATTTATCGGAAAATGTTTGTCCTCCTGATGTTGCTGAGATTCCTAATACAACTCTGAAAGAGACTCTGTTCAGTTATGTGCCTGAGCTTGAAAACGTAAATCTATTCTACAATTGCTCAAACGAGGTCAAGATGATACCGACTCCATACAAGATTTCGTGTGCTGTAAATGACGAACAACGGGATGCATTTTATGCAACTGATGAGCTTTTGAGGAAGTGGAACCAGGACCCCTCAGATTGTAACATTCGGGTAGAAGTTCCAGTTCCAAAGGTGGCTGTTGAACAACTTAGCGGTGGAATGGAAGCTTTAAGGAAGGTTTTGAGAGAAGGTTTTAATGTAAAGTACATGTTTGATACAATTACAGTGTGCCATGGATGTGAGAATTCGGGTGGGATATGCGGCAGCAACTCTTCCACGTCCGGCTTCACTTGCCTTTGCACTGACCAATCCAATTCTTATACTTGTCCAAAAG GCAATGATAAGAACGTGGGATTGAATGTTGGTATAG CTGTTGGGGCAGCTTTTGTAGGTGGAGCCATTATGTGTGCAATTTTCTACATCTATCAACGGCGCCACAAGAGAAAAACATATGCTCCATCTTCCTTTGTCTCTCAAAGCACCACATCATACTTCTCTTCAAATTCAGATACTGAGAAAGGAGGACTCTACTTTGGGGTCTTTCTTTTCACTTATGCGGAACTTGAAGAGGCTACTAACAATTTTGATTCTGCGAAGGAACTTGGAGATAGGCGTTTTGGCACAGTATACTACG GAAAACTACGAGATGGGCGTGCTGTTGCAGTCAAACGCTTATATGAGAACAATTACAAGAGAGTTGATCAGTTCATGAATGAAGTTAAAATCCTAACTCGCTTGCGCCATCAACATCTTGCATCACTATATGGGTGCACCTCTCGCCACAGCGGTGAGCTCCTTCTGGTATCCGAGTACATTCCCAATGGCACAGTTGCTGATCATCTTCATGGACAAAGGGCTAAGCCTGGTGCACTCCCATGGCAAACTCGAATGAAAATTTCTGTGGAGACTGCTAGTGCATTGGCATATCTCCATGCTTCAGATATTATCCACTGTGATGTGCAAACGAACAACATTCTTCTAGACAACAAGTTTTGCGTTAAAGTTACAAATTTTGGATTGTCTCGTCTCTTTCCAGTTGATGTGACCCATGCTTCAACTGCTCCACTAGGAACTCCAGGTTATGTTGATCCAGAGTATCACGAATGCTATCAGCTGACAGATAAGAGTGATGTCTATAGTTTTGGGGTGGTCTTGATTGAGCTTATATCATCAATGCCTGCTGTTGATTTCACTAGGCATCCTCGTGAGATTAATTTGTCTAACATGGCAATCAATAAGATCCAAAGCCGCGCATTGCATGAACTTGTAGATCATAATCTTGGGTTTGAATTAGATTATGCGATAAGGAGAATGGTAACTGCAGTGGCAGAGTTGGCATTTCAATGTCTGCAAGCTGAAAAGGAGACGAGACCATCTATGGAAAATGTGTTAGAAGCTCTAAAGGAGATACAAAGTAAGGGCTAA